A single region of the Ptychodera flava strain L36383 chromosome 9, AS_Pfla_20210202, whole genome shotgun sequence genome encodes:
- the LOC139139812 gene encoding uncharacterized protein yields the protein MAMQGRKKQQKRRPCSAPAWKTYAVDSDQGGLFPSIESDRRINLPSRANTNIHLSPRKSTTQPTRTAGGLNQDITHPADPLQEIQFSGTLSKTTLPPITPRSENPTPELDDSYSHFGSCASVLQASDSVSDLMSASVTQPDDRKDYGEEQSKFHPESQYSKSGMVRTVSPTPSVISVLSDIPEDLSRGEVIVTNIPSSKTEADITELLERKGFVLENLTLYFRTHKAYVRYSVYPGSEDFAVYGREYPVDDVLVKLCLPDNRRLLFEGAVSTDQVQFTIKPLLQKHIDQLDLNLSIRSFDEIGGQYQSNHIVTFKKSSTDLDALITSLGNDSNTGIAVSWQRIETTDYLALSGLEATDTLEDVRELGIEPEVRDVIWSNQSGIAILIFINESDMEKALKYIRRKLTCMFAKPHYLSMSTEKMISTTASLSFNGHIFNYINSHREYRVRVEEIISQQRGKIVTEDDDGNIAMSFNVFGTSQRDYLDMLERKQSCKALLDEFQQTFSVEYATIPDDLDIPEQALTNKLEDVKHQATEVEVIRQGNRICLVGKPNSVSSAKITLDEYIIEECSSYLVVTGQIEIQKTKWRIIQKGKIPRQLPGQVVIVDENVSTVNPDHVTLTLKGHRKDISNANEHLRKTICREIFEAWYNISEEYKRRIPKSLNIGQYLKRQITDHGATETDIRDGSSVVVMGTAHDLTKTMTTIKQILNGFKAVTIAVRQPELLEKQLLQQKISSYRGPDSSDLEIIISSDKDKILIRGTYEKVNSCMKDLQNFITDHEIREVLVRLQSEKIRYLLRYRKKPFKKIEAEFSAGFVEICGNQKHTEEEAVVKIKGTTRCLNGAKTRLEEMVNSVLSSSLKVKGKEKLFRDGDQSVLIKEVENKFECVLRVIRKDEIPNKDDQTAETETAMGGEPGCDDDDVYDTLETEGNARITLVKGNLTQQSVDVIVNSTSSDLKFNAGVSNTMSKAAGPNLKKVCAGLVRSHNGRLPGLGIDTPGYNLPCKKIYHAFTPAKDDTEGLRAVVNSALDFASKGGYHSICLPAIGTGVNNSGKHIVAKCMYDQAVAFSEQNAMSQLKDIRFVVFDSQTIKAFEEELNSRLGRCTQPETSSDVKASTPAPLPQTPRDIKVGSILLDVFEGDILQETVDAVVNTISGDLGYGTLGRRIIQQGGDVIDGELKEQGEDKPKDLVYITGAGAFKYKKIFHMKDCQGNELTKAVSDCLKMADIEGIGSIAIPAIGTGAAKHDVGKVAQSMIRGVIDYATTNQPKNLQRVRIVIWPTQPSQFPPFLRELQDKGYLNTLSPASVVAGSVITSGVLEDEDSRYDTEVLEFAGKVLRVLSKYTVKNYPSFEILIFSDDQQTINSVKREIQQRVEQDKQDELVLTNGLIGQLADTAIQQLTTMAARCDLTVTVDKGKSVMNIKADEMNENIKKEIENLDTETQNEQKRRQREKKAEILYLKEKWYWIKVQTDEYVEFTASDGLVLHECYGKAVRPGKKKKSKHSNLSLLGQSATVEIGAKSVMKIGNETFPLTRRKGDELLLPPHWEPNQQTDVHVSDITNKESMEYKEVYELFFSTLDDEEYEIENLQRVQIPWRYKQYQTSKEKFNRKNPGCENEKRLFHGTRAETLKEINRSGFNRSYAGLNATVYGQGSYFARDASYSEGFAPPDNGVQYMYCARVLVGRYARGDTSMREPPRKADGTPYDSTVDDDEEPSIFVVYDDTYAYPEYIIKFKAVQ from the exons ATGGCTATGCAAGGaaggaaaaaacaacaaaagagaCGTCCATGCAGCGCTCCGGCATGGAAAACGTATGCAGTTGATTCAGACCAGGGTGGATTATTTCCTAGTATTGAGTCAGATAGACGTATAAACTTACCAAGTCGAGCTAACACAAATATCCATTTGAGTCCAAGGAAAAGTACAACTCAACCAACGCGTACTGCCGGTGGACTCAACCAAGATATCACTCACCCAGCAGATCCTTTACAAGAAATACAGTTTAGCGGAACTTTGTCGAAAACCACGCTGCCACCAATAACGCCTCGATCGGAAAACCCAACACCCGAACTTGATGATTCATATTCACACTTTGGATCATGTGCGTCTGTTCTTCAAGCGTCAGATAGTGTCTCGGACTTGATGAGCGCGTCTGTTACACAACCAGACGATAGGAAAGACTATGGCGAAGAGCAGTCAAAGTTCCACCCTGAAAGTCAATATTCTAAGAGTGGTATGGTTAGAACTGTGTCACCAACACCATCAGTAATATCAGTGCTTTCCGACATCCCAGAAGACTTGTCGCGCGGAGAGGTAATTGTCACTAACATTCCATCATCAAAAACTGAGGCAGACATCACAGAACTTCTGGAGAGGAAGGGTTTTGTCTTGGAAAACCTCACACTCTACTTCAGAACGCACAAAGCTTATGTAAGATATAGCGTTTATCCAG GAAGCGAAGACTTTGCTGTCTACGGAAGAGAATATCCTGTCGATGATGTACTCGTCAAATTATGTCTACCTGACAATCGACGATTACTTTTTGAG GGAGCTGTGTCGACAGACCAAGTCCAGTTCACCATCAAACCTCTTCTTCAAAAACATATCGATCAATTGGATCTTAATTTATCAATAAGATCTTTCGACGAAATCGGAGGACAGTATCAAAGCAATCACAttgtcactttcaagaaatCTTCGACAG ACCTGGATGCATTGATAACTTCATTGGGAAACGACAGCAACACAGGAATCGCGGTATCTTGGCAACGAATCGAAACCACTGATTATCTTGCTTTGAGTGGACTCGAAGCCACGGACACCCTGGAGGATGTACGTGAACTTGGCATAGAGCCAGAAGTTCGAGATGTTATATGGTCTAACCAAAGTGGAATagccattttaatttttattaacGAATCGG ATATGGAGAAGGCCTTGAAGTATATTCGACGCAAATTAACATGTATGTTCGCCAAGCCGCACTATCTTTCAATGTCGACCGAAAAAATGATATCAACAACAGCATCTCTATCATTTAATGGTCACATTTTCAATTACATCAACTCACATCGAGAGTATCGGGTTAGAGTCGAAGAAATCATCTCTCAGCAACGCGGTAAAATAGTAACAGAGGATGACGACGGAAATATTGCCATGTCATTTAATGTGTTCGGTACGTCACAGAGGGATTATCTTGATATGCtggaaagaaaacaaagttgTAAGGCCTTGCTAGACGAATTTCAGCAAACGTTTTCCGTAGAGTACGCAACGATACCGGATGACCTTGATATTCCCGAGCAAGCTTTAACAAACAAGCTTGAAGACGTGAAACATCAAGCAACAGAAGTAGAGGTGATCAGACAAGGAAACCGAATTTGTCTTGTCGGCAAACCAAATTCCGTGTCTTCTGCGAAAATAACACTTGATGAGTACATAATTGAAGAATGTAGCAGCTACCTGGTTGTCACTGGTCaaatagaaattcaaaaaacaaaatggagaATCATCCAGAAAGGGAAAATTCCGCGGCAACTACCGGGACAGGTAGTTATAGTCGATGAAAATGTCTCTACCGTAAATCCCGATCACGTGACTCTTACTCTCAAAGGGCATCGGAAAGACATATCAAACGCAAACGAACATCTTAGAAAAACGATTTGCCGTGAAATTTTCGAAGCTTGGTACAATATTTCTGAAGAATACAAAAGACGCATTCCCAAAAGTTTGAACATCGGACAGTACTTAAAACGCCAGATAACCGACCATGGTGCAACAGAAACTGACATCCGAGACGGTAGTAGCGTAGTTGTCATGGGAACAGCGCATGATCTAACAAAGACCATGACAACAATTAAGCAGATTTTGAATGGATTCAAGGCGGTGACAATCGCTGTGAGACAACCTGAACTTTTAGAAAAACAGTTGTTACAGCAAAAGATAAGCAGTTACAGGGGACCGGACTCGAGTGACCTTGAAATTATCATAAGCTCTGACAAAGATAAGATTCTTATCCGAGGAACATATGAAAAAGTAAACAGTTGCATGAAAGATTTACAGAATTTCATCACAGATCACGAAATCCGTGAAGTGCTTGTCAGGCTTCAATCTGAAAAGATTAGATATCTGCTTAGATACAGGAAGAAGCCGTTCAAGAAAATCGAGGCGGAATTTAGTGCTGGCTTTGTCGAAATTTGCGGGAATCAAAAACATACAGAAGAGGAAGCTGTGGTTAAAATCAAGGGAACGACAAGATGTTTAAATGGTGCCAAGACAAGATTGGAAGAAATGGTAAACAGTGTACTGTCTTCATCACTTAAAGTAAAAG GAAAGGAGAAACTATTTAGAGACGGTGACCAATCTGTTCTTATAAAAGAAGTAGAGAACAAGTTTGAATGTGTGCTGCGAGTGATACGCAAAGATGAAATTCCCAATAAAGACGACCAAACTGCTGAG ACAGAGACGGCGATGGGCGGAGAGCCTGGTTGCGATGATGATGACGTGTACGATACCTTGGAGACTGAAGGAAATGCAAGAATAACTTTAGTGAAAGGAAACCTAACTCAACAAAGT GTCGATGTCATTGTTAACTCAACCAGCTCTGATTTGAAGTTTAACGCTGGTGTTAGTAACACCATGAGTAAAGCTGCAGGACCCAATTTAAAAAAG GTTTGTGCTGGCTTGGTAAGAAGTCACAATGGCCGATTACCTGGACTTGGTATCGATACACCAGGATATAATCTACCATGCAAGAAGATATATCACGCATTTACGCCTGCAAAAGATGATACGGAG GGCTTACGCGCCGTTGTCAATAGTGCATTGGACTTTGCATCAAAAGGTGGATATCATTCAATCTGTCTGCCGGCGATTGGCACTGGAGTAAACAATTCAGGAAAACACATTGTTGCCAAGTGCATGTATGACCAAGCAGTGGCATTTTCAGAACAAAATGCGATGTCGCAGCTAAAG GATATTCGGTTTGTTGTATTCGATAGCCAGACTATCAAGGCATTTGAGGAGGAGTTGAACAGTCGACTTGGACGATGTACACAACCCGAGACGTCGTCAG ATGTTAAAGCGAGTACACCCGCACCGCTCCCACAAACTCCTCGCGACATCAAGGTCGGCAGTATACTGTTAGATGTCTTTGAAGGTGATATCTTACAAGAGACGGTCGATGCAGTCGTGAATACGATCAGCGGAGACCTTG GTTATGGTACCCTCGGCAGACGGATCATACAGCAAGGTGGTGATGTTATCGATGGGGAGCTGAAAGAACAAGGAGAAGATAAACCAAAAGATTTGGTTTACATTACTG GTGCTGGAGCGTTCAAATACAAGAAGATTTTTCATATGAAGGATTGCCAAGGAAATGAGTTAACGAAAGCAGTTTCCGATTGTCTTAAAATGGCCGACATTGAAGGCATTGGATCAATTGCAATACCAGCAATTGGTACAG gaGCAGCCAAACATGATGTAGGCAAAGTTGCCCAGTCAATGATACGTGGTGTCATCGACTACGCAACAACCAATCAACCAAAGAACTTACAGAGGGTACGAATTGTAATATGGCCGACTCAACCCTCACAGTTCCCGCCGTTTTTGAGAGAACTTCAGGACAAAGGTTACTTGAATACATTAAGTCCAGCGTCTGTCGTTGCAGGGAGCGTGATCACATCCGGTGTCTTGGAAGATGAAGATAGTCGGTATGATACTGAAGTTTTAGAATTCGCAG GCAAAGTATTGCGTGTACTGAGcaaatatacagtgaaaaacTATCCATCTTTCGAGATTCTTATATTTTCCGATGATCAGCAAACCATCAACAGTGTAAAGAGAGAGATACAACAACGTGTCGAACAGGACAAACAAGACGAACTTGTACTGACAAACGGTCTGATTGGACAGCTAGCGGATACTGCTATACAACAATTGACCACAATGGCTGCGAGGTGTGATCTCACTGTCACTGTTG ATAAAGGAAAGTCGGTGATGAATATCAAGGCCGATGAAATGAACGAGAACATCAAGAAGGAAATTGAAAACCTCGATACGGAGACGCAGAATGAACAGAAACGAAGACAGCGTGAAAAGAAGGCTGAAATTTTATATCTGAAAGAAAAATG GTATTGGATCAAAGTTCAGACTGACGAATACGTAGAATTTACAGCTAGTGATGGTTTAGTACTGCATGAATGTTATGGCAAAGCAGTCAGACCGGGTAAAAAGAAGAAATCAAAGCATTCTAACCTCAGTTTACTAGGACAATCTGCTACTGTTGAAATCGGTGCCAAAAGTGTTATGAAGATTGGCAACGAGACATTTCCGTTGACTCGAAGGAAGGGTGACG AACTGCTTCTTCCTCCTCACTGGGAACCAAATCAGCAAACTGATGTTCATGTGTCGGATATTACCAACAAAGAATCGATGGAATACAAAGAAGTCTATGAGCTTTTCTTCTCCACACTTGATGACGAAGAGTACGAAATAGAGAACTTGCAACGAGTACAAATTCCATGGAGATATAAACAATATCAAACGTCGAAGGAAAAGTTCAACAGGAAGAATCCAGGATG TGAAAATGAAAAGCGGCTTTTTCATGGTACGAGAGCGGAGACTTTGAAAGAGATCAATCGTTCCGGGTTTAACAGAAGTTATGCAGGATTAAATG CCACTGTATATGGACAAGGGTCCTATTTTGCAAGAGATGCAAGCTACTCCGAAGGATTTGCCCCA